The Salvelinus alpinus chromosome 35, SLU_Salpinus.1, whole genome shotgun sequence genome window below encodes:
- the LOC139563912 gene encoding pituitary tumor-transforming gene 1 protein-interacting protein-like has translation MNNTERGIMRSMLVVVAVVCVLVSRAECHTSTTPTPLNSCKAFSTCDSCIQNTKCLWCMTNDTCTDYPVSYILPPPAVCKLSQARWGMCWVNFEALIIAMAVLGGTIIISITVCCCCCCCCKKRQSRPDRDEERFARRKEEIRQRADERKVERKVRHDDIRKKYGLVPDSDHPYSKFENE, from the exons ATGaataacacagagagaggaatcaTGCGCTCAATGCTTGTTGTTGTGGCCGTTGTCTGTGTCCTCGTGAGCCGAGCAGAATGTCACACTAGTACTACGCCAACGCCATTGAATT CTTGCAAAGCCTTCTCAACTTGTGACTCATGCATTCAAAACACAAAG TGCCTGTGGTGCATGACCAACGACACGTGCACAGACTACCCAGTGAGCTACATTCTGCCTCCACCTGCAGTGTGTAAACTGTCACAGGCACGATGGGGAATGTGTTGGG TGAACTTCGAGGCCCTGATCATCGCCATGGCAGTGTTAGGCGGGACTATCATCATCAGCATCACagtctgttgctgctgctgctgttgctgcaagAAACGTCAATCAAG GCCAGACAGAGATGAGGAGAGGTTTGccaggaggaaagaggagatCAGACAGCGTGCTGATGAACG gaAGGTGGAGAGGAAGGTGAGGCATGATGACATCCGCAAGAAGTATG